Proteins encoded within one genomic window of Camelina sativa cultivar DH55 chromosome 19, Cs, whole genome shotgun sequence:
- the LOC104768233 gene encoding uncharacterized protein LOC104768233 → MPSSSNIIKYPPLLYEEGKSPLQHRSMNHNCFVSKIGILREGLGVDVWDKLKDSSLGVFIKFAELEYTWAAQRVHFLLTHQLRINNIHEVWSLIDNRPIRFSLNEFAEITRLNCDAFDLLENFDVDHHDFWKEMKIPTTLDGPMWSELVKVIDSSKTWHLDKRMMVGRLCLLSVCVHGIHHTSRIPLATAKRVLDPVAFEKHPWGRVAFSSLVNSVKMVDYDRDSYTIHGCVHALLIWLYESVTGIGESYGVRRIETTGVPLLDWRSSRKRINFTNFIQNEKKLHGQISSGVRVRHMVHVSEENMYPLWSDTDEHTDLHLDELLKDLIHNRLSLDAWSCVKTVGISSKKKKRSAEADKVNDNRGCNPKKKRLTDSDPKCEQGENVTNMEDGKDDKSISLDIWRAIEKMNETISDLGKTLNSRIDALESKFETFVEKKMTVFKEEMGERIKALEKERKEPKDADVRNDATSHTINDDEGTSKTPSWIVEMKQTSQDEFPVQRVVRKESVKVGKKETSKKKKITGLASDDVEDITTQVQKAKLKIASSSEDTWSNKEDQLVHKKLEVTLNRLGEALTKLDGPGPSKTSRRVPQLAGSQKYPYLGNSTVKRIITEGDNVLGDHLKPVDDEKHQRLLDFLSLDKEEPLSTSNAAVRFYWKIMTPRKHWPSYDYGWLTEHHMGCAMAMFRRRYMREPCPYPKERIAFLDQDLMTTLKKDYIQFDMGPKNFVFRDSYVKHVFGEYPEESATNKKWWIDVDNLYACLFVNGNHWVALDIDLRGKKIHIYDSIPTLVNDEQMAIACLPLRRMIPAMLSDMIPETNRKKSRAMLELRRVKKNVPRNENPGDCGVYALKYIECLALGKTFDGLCDENMLALRIKLAAELYDEVRELAIPPNMTDSPPRAVIIPSLVDESL, encoded by the exons ATGCCATCATCAAGCAATATCATCAAATATCCTCCTCTACTTTATGAAGAAGGGAAATCGCCTCTCCAACATAGGAGCATGAACCACAATTGTTTTGTGTCCAAAATTGGAATCTTGAGAGAAGGATTAGGGGTGGACGTGTGGGATAAACTCAAGGACTCATCTCTTGGAGTGTTTATAAAGTTTGCTGAATTGGAATACACCTGGGCTGCGCAGAGAGTTCACTTTCTACTCACACATCAGCTGAGAATCAACAACATTCATGAGGTTTGGTCTTTGATCGATAATAGGCCaattagattttctttaaatgagtTTGCAGAGATAACAAGGTTAAATTGTGATGCATTTGACCTTTTAGAGAACTTTGATGTTGATCACCATGATTTctggaaagaaatgaaaataccaACAACCCTTGATGGTCCTATGTGGAGTGAGTTGGTAAAGGTTATTGATTCTAGCAAAACATGGCATCTTGATAAGAGGATGATGGTTGGTAGGTTATGTTTGTTGTCAGTATGCGTACATGGAATTCATCATACATCTAGAATCCCGTTGGCAACCGCTAAGAGAGTTTTAGATCCAGTTGCTTTTGAAAAACATCCATGGGGTCGGGTTGCTTTTAGTAGTCTAGTGAATTCTGTGAAGATGGTTGACTATGACAGAGATTCATACACCATACACGGGTGTGTTCATGCTTTGTTAATTTGGTTGTATGAGAGTGTTACTGGAATAGGAGAAAGTTATGGGGTTAGAAGGATAGAAACCACTGGTGTTCCACTTCTTGATTGGCGATCATCTCGAAAAcgtatcaacttcacaaacttCATCCAAAACGAGAAGAAGTTGCATGGACAGATTAGTAGTGGT GTTCGTGTTAGGCATATGGTTCATGTTTCAGAGGAAAACATGTATCCTCTATGGTCTGACACAGATGAGCATACGGATCTACACCTAGACGAGCTACTTAAAGATCTCATTCATAACCGTTTGTCTCTAGATGCTTGGAGTTGTGTCAAAACAGTTGGTATAagttcaaaaaagaagaaaagaagtgcTGAAGCTGATAAGGTGAATGACAACAGAGGGTGCAAtcctaagaaaaaaagattgacaGATAGTGATCCTAAATGTGAACAAGGAGAAAATGTAACCAACATGGAG GATGGTAAGGATGACAAGTCAATTTCTTTGGATATTTGGAGGGCGATTGAGAAAATGAATGAGACTATTTCTGACTTGGGCAAAACACTCAACAGTCGAATAGATGCTTTGGAGAGTAAATTTGAAACattcgttgaaaaaaaaatgacggtGTTCAAAGAGGAGATGGGTGAGAGGATTAAAGcattggagaaagaaagaaaagagccaAAAGACGCTGATGTACGGAATGATGCCACTTCGCACACCATTAACGATGATGAGGGAACAAGTAAAACACCT TCATGGATTGTTGAGATGAAGCAGACATCACAAGATGAATTTCCAGTTCAAAGGGTGGTGAGGAAGGAATCTGTGAAGGTTGGGAAGAAGGAAActtccaagaaaaagaagattactGGTCTTGCTTCTGACGATGTTGAGGATATCACTACCCAAGTTCAGAAAGCTAAATTGAAAATAGCTTCCAGTTCTGAAGATACATGGTCCAACAAGGAGGATCAGTTGGTACATAAAAAACTTGAGGTGACATTAAACCGCCTTGGAGAGGCTTTGACGAAGTTGGATGGACCTGGACCTTCGAAGACTTCTAGACGCGTGCCCCAGTTGGCAGGATCGCAGAAGTATCCTTACCTTGGTAACTCGACAGTCAAGCGGATCATTACAGAGGGTGATAATGTGTTAGGCGATCATCTTAAGCCTGTAGATGATGAGAAACATCAGAGACTTCTGGATTTTCTCAGCCTTGACAA GGAAGAGCCACTTAGCACCAGCAACGCAGCTGTGAGATTCTATTGGAAAATTATGACTCCAAGGAAACATTGGCCAAGCTATGACTATGGATGGTTGACAGAACAT CACATGGGTTGTGCAATGGCTATGTTCCGGCGAAGATATATGCGTGAGCCTTGTCCGTATCCTAAAGAGCGCATAGCTTTCTTAGACCAAGATCTGATGACTACATTGAAGAAGGACTACATACAGTTTGATATGGGGCCTAAGAATTTTGTGTTTCGGGATTCCTATGTGAAACACGTTTTTGGTGAATATCCTGAGGAGTCAGCTACGAACAAGAAGTGGTGGATTGATGTGGATAACTTATACGCTTGTCTTTTTGTCAATGGGAACCATTGGGTGGCTTTGGATATTGACTTGCGAGGTAAGAAGATTCACATCTATGATAGCATACCAACCTTGGTGAATGACGAACAAATGGCCATTGCATGTTTGCCTTTAAGGCGAATGATTCCTGCGATGTTAAGTGACATGATTCCTGAGACAAACCGTAAAAAGAGCAGAGCAATGTTGGAATTGAGAAGGGTGAAGAAAAATGTTCCTCGGAATGAAAATCCAGGTGATTGTGGTGTGTATGCTCTTAAGTACATTGAATGTTTAGCTCTTGGGAAAACATTTGATGGGCTTTGCGATGAGAACATGTTGGCTCTTCGGATTAAGCTTGCAGCGGAATTATACGACGAAGTCAGAGAATTAGCCATACCACCTAATATGACTGATTCACCTCCTCGAGCTGTTATCATCCCTTCCCTAGTTGATGAGTCCTTGTAG
- the LOC104768232 gene encoding uncharacterized protein LOC104768232: MDYWKAYRTLRHARELVRGSPESGYEQLPTYLYMIKRANPGTFTQLDVDEAQRFKYCFLAFGASIQGFPFLRKVVVVDGTFLQGKYLGTLLTATAQDGNFQIFPIAFAVVDTENDESWEWFFKQLSCVIPDDESLSIISDRHKSIGKAIKKVYPKSSRGICTYHMYKNILVRFKGRAEFALVKKAANAFRLIDFQTTFDQIEAMNPALHEYLVRADVRMWTRVHFPGDRYNLLTSNIAESMNKVMSHARSFPIVQLLEEIRSMMTRWFSDRRTDALKMTTDLTRGVEKILQGRVDYAKLLTVQDIDAHQVQVTSGTSLHVVNLKDKKCTCRRFDLEKLPCAHAIAAGEFRNISRISMSHPYYRKHYVYTSYENAIMPRELDKSVPGHVITKVCRPPIPKQQPGRPKNSRIKSALEIAMEKKKPRKQYTCGNCNQVGHNRKTCTL, translated from the exons ATGGATTATTGGAAAGCATATCGAACGTTAAGGCATGCTCGCGAGTTGGTCAGGGGTAGTCCAGAGAGTGGTTATGAGCAGCTTCCTACATATTTGTATATGATAAAAAGGGCAAATCCTGGAACTTTTACACAGCTTGATGTTGATGAAGCTCAAAGATTTAAGTACTGTTTTCTAGCATTTGGTGCAAGCATACAGGGATTTCCGTTTTTGAGGAAAGTGGTTGTTGTGGATGGTACTTTTTTACAGGGAAAATACTTAGGGACACTACTGACAGCAACAGCTCAAGATggcaattttcagatttttccaATTGCTTTCGCCGTGGTTGATACAGAGAATGATGAATCATGGGAATGGTTTTTCAAGCAACTCAGCTGTGTGATACCTGATGATGAAAGTCTTTCCATTATTTCTGATAGGCACAAATCAATTGGGAAAGCTATTAAAAAGGTTTATCCGAAGTCTAGTAGGGGAATATGCACATACCATATGTACAAGaatattttggttcggtttaaagGTCGAGCAGAATTTGCTTTGGTTAAAAAGGCGGCAAATGCTTTTAGACTTATCGACTTTCAAACCACATTTGATCAGATAGAAGCCATGAATCCAGCACTACATGAGTACCTCGTAAGGGCTGATGTGCGTATGTGGACTCGTGTACATTTCCCAGGTGATAGGTACAACTTGCTTACAAGCaacattgcagaatcaatgaataAGGTCATGTCACATGCTAGGAGCTTTCCTATTGTACAACTATTGGAAGAAATAAGGTCCATGATGACTAGGTGGTTTTCAGATAGAAGGACTGATGCATTGAAGATGACAACAGACTTGACTCGTGGTGTAGAGAAAATTCTCCAG GGTCGTGTGGACTATGCTAAGTTACTTACTGTCCAAGATATCGATGCACACCAAGTACAAGTAACAAGTGGAACATCTCTGCATGTTGTcaatttgaaagataaaaagtGTACGTGTCGCAGGTTTGACTTGGAGAAactcccttgtgcacatgcaaTTGCGGCCGGTGAATTCAGAAACATTTCTCGCATTTCAATGAGTCATCCTTATTATCGGAAACACTACGTTTACACTTCCTACGAGAATGCCATCATGCCAAGGGAGCTTGATAAATCTGTTCCTGGACATGTGATAACGAAGGTATGTAGACCACCGATTCCAAAACAACAACCAGGTAGACCAAAGAATTCAAGAATCAAATCAGCATTGGAAATTGCAatggaaaagaagaagccaagaaAACAATACACATGTGGTAATTGCAACCAAGTAGGGCATAATCGCAAGACATGTACTCTATAA